The Solirubrobacter pauli genomic sequence TGAGTGAGTCGAGCTGCGCGACGACGCTGGGCGACACCACACACTCAAGTGAGGTCTCAGCGATGACCAGCTACAACGCCGCGTTCACACAGCTGATCCGCCGCAGCCGGCGGGCGCACTGGGGCAACTGGGGCCTGAGCCCCGACATCCGGGCGGGCGCGGTCGGCGTCGTCGATCCCGCGTCCGGGGAGTTCACGCTCGTCCAGGACCAGATGCCGGGGCTGGACGGCCGGGTCAGCAAGAGCCCGCTGCCCTCGAAGTGGCAGCTGATGTCCGAGCACGTCTCGCGTCAGCAGGCGGACGCCTCGCTCGACGGGTCAGGCGTCGACCCCGACACCGGCACCAAGATCTCCGCCGGCCTGAAGGTCAGCTGGGGTCTGGAGCGGTCCGGCTCGATGGTGTCGGAGTTCTCGATCGAATCCGAGGACACGGTCAAGGGCCTCGGCGACCTGCTCGCGCAGCAGTACGACTGGCTGCAGCAGCAGGCGTCCGCCCAGGGCATGTCCAACGGCAACGGGATCTCGCAGGGCTTCGGCGTGATCTCCAGCGTGATCTGGGCGCGCAGCGGGCTCAACGTCGCCGCCCAGAGCGACAACACGACGTACTCGATCAGCGGCTCGGCGTCCGCCGTCAACCAGCTCGTCGGCCAGGTCGAGGGCAAGGGCTCCTACACCAGCGCGACCTCGGACAAGAGCGTCGACCAGCACATCTGGCCCGACCAGAGCGGCAAGGTGGCCGACGCTCCGGTGCCGATCGCGTACCGGTTCGCGTCCTTCGAGGGCCGGACGATCATCCCCAACTGGACGATGCACCTGGGCTCCTTCCAGCTCGTGCTCAACAACCAGCACGGCGGCACCTACATCGTCAAGGGCGAGCTCAACTACGACACGCCGCGCGGGCACGTCAAGCAGGACACGTCGGTGTCCGGCGGCCTGATCGCGACGATCGGCGCGATCCCGCTCGACGCCACCAACATCAACCTGCGCCTGTCGTTCAAGGGCATGTTCAGCGACGAGCACAAGTCCTTCCACTGGGACACGCCGCTGGGCACCTGGTACGACGGCACGCGGCACGTGGACCTCTCCGGCGTCTGGCCGGGCTCCACGCACGCCACCGACGCCGAGGCCGCGCTCACCCCCTGAGGCGCGCGCAGCGTGCCGCCTCGGAGCGCACCGCTCCGGGGCGGCGCCATGCCCGGCCCGAGGAGCCTCCGATGCGCCCGACCAGACGTCGCGCCACCGTCCAGCACACCCCCGCGCAGCAGATGCTCGGCGCCGCGGAGGCGATGCTCCGCCACGCGCTCGCCTCCGGCATCGTCGTGCCCGAGGCCGTCGTGGAGACCGTCGAGCTGGCGTGCACGCACCGGCGCGCCGGCGGCGAGGGCGAGCTCGAGCCGCCGACCCCGGCGTTGCTGCGCCGGCTGGCGCGGGCCCACGCGGAGCTGGTGCGGCTGGTCGCGCCGGCCACGCCGCGGACGATCCTGCTGCTCTCGCACGGGCGGCGCTCACGGCTGGCCATGCTCGGGCCGGTGCGGCTGGTCCGCCAGATGCTGGTGGCGGTGCTCGTGCTGCTGGCGGCGTTCGTGGCGCTCTCCACGACCGACTACGTCAACGGCACCGGCGGCGACATCCTCAACTCGACGGGGCTGAGCCTGCTGGTCAACGAGCTGTTCTTCCTCGCCGCCGGCGGGCTGGGAGCGGCGTTCTCGGCGCTCTTCACCGCCTACCGGTACATCGCCGAGGGCACGTACGACCCGAAGTTCGAGTCGAGCTACTGGCTGCGGTTCATCCTCGGCCTGATGGCCGGGCTGCTGCTGCCGGCCCTGGTCCCCCTCGGCGCGGACGCCGAGGCCGAAGGGATCTCGCGCCCGCTGCTCGCCCTGCTCGGCGGCTTCTCGGCCTCGGTGCTCTACCGGATCCTCGAGCGGCTCGTCGGCGCCGTCGAGTCCCTCGTCCGGGCCGACTCGCGGGAGCTGCGTGCGGCGCGCCGCGCGGCGGACCTCGCGCAGGCGTCCGACCGGGCGCGGCTGGAGCGGCTGGAGCTGGTCGGGCACCTGCGGCGGCTCGAGCAGCAGGCGCGCGCCGGCGGCACCCCGGACCAGCTCGCCGAGGACCTCGGCCGGATGGTCGGGACGCTCCTCCCCGTCGCGCCGCAGGACGCCGACGACGCGTCGGACGAGCACCCACAACCCCTGATCAGCCCTCCCGCGAGGTGACCATGAGCGACACCACGATCAGCCCCGCCGCGCTGCGGCACGTCTGCCCCAACCTGAGCGCGGCGGACGCGGCGCGGATCGCCGCCGGCCTCGGTGAGGCGTTCACGCGCTACGGCATCACCACCGAGCGCCGGGCCGCGATGGCCGTCGCCCAGTGGGCGCACGAGTCCGCGAACTTCCGCACCAGCCGCGAGTACGCGTCGGGCGCCGCCTACGAGGGCCGCAAGGACCTCGGCAACACCCGGCGCGGCGACGGCGTGCGCTTCAAGGGCCGCGGCCGGATCATGATCACCGGCCGGGCCAACTACGCCGCCATGGGCAAGGCGCTCGGCCTGGACCTCACCGCGCACCCGGAGCTGCTTGAGCGGTCGCCCTACAGCGAGCTCGTCTCCGGCCAGTGGTGGAAGGACCACGGCTGCAACGAGCTGTGTGACAAAGATGACTTCGTCGGGCTCACGCGGCGCATCAACGGGGGCCTGAACGGCCTCGCCGACCGGCAGCTGCTCTACGGCCGTGCCCGGCAGGTCGATCTGCGTCCGCACACCTGACGGACTTACACACACATGCGCGCTCACCCGTGCACTTACTGGAGGAAGACATGGCACTGAACGGCAAGCTCGCCGACGCCGACCTGGCGGACATCCCCGGTGGGCGCCTGCGCAAGGACGCCGCCGAGGCGTGGCTCGCGATGCGCGCCTACATCGGCAAGACCAAGGGCGTGTGGATCTGCCCCACCTCGTTCCGCACCGCGTACCGGCCGTACGCCGACCAGGAGTACTTCTGGAACCTCTACCAGCGCGGTGGAGGTGCCCTGGCGGCGCGCCCGGGCACCTCCAACCACGGCTGGGGCATCGCGGTCGACCTGCCGTCGCCGGCGATGCAGGCCGCGGTGCGGGCGTGCGGGCACGAGTTCGGATGGGGCATCCGCGGCGGCAAGCTCAGCAGCGACGCGCCCAGCGAGGCGTGGCACTGCACGTTCCACCCCGGCACCTATCCGGCCGTCGGGCGCAACCGCCCCAAGCCCCGGCCGCACCCCTACCACGCGCTCACGGACGGCGAGCGCGCCGCGCGGAACATCCTGGTGAAGGAGCGCCGGATCGCCCGCCGCCACGGCGGCTGGAGCAAGGTCGACCAGTCACACCTGACACGTGCGGCGGCAGCCAAGCGCGACATCCGCGCGCAGCTGGCGCGGATCGCCGAGGCCGCTCGGTCCGACGGCTGGGACAAGCATCAGCGCCGTGTCCGGCACGACTACCTGAAGAAGCTGGTGAGCCGATGAGCGACCCCGACCCGCGTGCCCTGCCACCTGACTTCGACGCACCCGGACAGGTGGACTACCCCGACCCGGCGTTCGACGACGACCACGAGGACGACGTCCTCGAGACGCCCGACGCCGACGAACCCGACCCCATCGAGGAGTGATCGCATGAACCTCGTCCTGCTCTGCCACGGCGCGCTGTCCGAGTTCGGCTCGTTCGAGCTGGGCGCCGACCAGGAGGTCCAGTATCGCGGCAACTTCGGCGAGTCGCTGGAGCCGCCCGTCGCCGCGGCGCTGTTCAAGGCCCTGGTGCAGAACCCGACCGTGACCGAGCGCCAGATCGCCACCCAGATCAGCGGGTACCACCAAGAGCCGGTGCTGGCCGGCCCGCGGTCCGTGAAGCCGGACATCAAGCTGTGGGCCACGACGTCGCCGCCGTGCTTCGTGATGGACCTCACGACCCGTCAGTGGGGGCGGCTGGCGCCGACCTTCCGCAGCACGCTCGGGCAGGTGGTGCGGGGCCTCGGCGCCCCGCTCCACCTGGACCTGCTGTGCTGCACCGAGCTGCCGGACTTCAAGGACCGGGCGGTGGTCGACCCCGCTCTCGAGGTCAAGACCTGGGCGCAGATCTTCCAGTAGGCCTACCAGCGCTGGTGCACGTAGGGCGCGATGCGCTCGCCATAGACCGCGCGCACCCGCTCCATCGTCGCCGCGTCCAGCGCCGGAAGGTCCGCGGCCGCCGCGTTCGCGCTCGCCTGCTCGGGCGAGCGCGCGCCCGGGATGACGGTGGAGACCGCGTCGTGCATGAGGATCCAGCGCAGGGCGAACTGCGCGAGCGTCGCGTCGCCGCCCACGAGCGGGCGCAGCTCCTCGACCGCGTCGAGGCCGACCTCGAACGGCACGCCGGCGAACGTCTCGCCCACGTCGAACGCCTCGCCCTGGCGGTTGAACGTGCGGTGGTCGTCGGCCGCGAACGTCGTCTCGCGCGTGTACTTGCCCGACAGCAGGCCGGAGGCGAGCGGCACCCGCACGATCACGCCGACCCCGCGGCGCGCGGCCTCGGCGAAGAACAGCCCCGCCGGCCGCTGGCGGAACGGGTTGAAGATGATCTGGACGCTCGCGACGTTCGGGTACTCGATCGCCTTCAGCGCCTCCTCGACGCGCTCGACGCTCACGCCGTAGGCGGCGATCCGCCCTTCCTCGACCATCCGGTCGAGGTCCTCGAACACCTCCGGGTGGAAGTACAGGTCGGTCGGCGGGCAGTGCAGCTGCACGAGGTCGAGCGTCTCCATCCCGAGGTTCTCGCGCGACCGGTCGTTCCACTCGCGGAAGTGCTCGGGCGAGTAGTTCTCGACGGTCTGCTCGAGCCGCCGGCCCATCTTCGTCGCCACCACGATGCCGTCGCGCTCGCGCCGCAGCCGGCCGACGAGCCGCTCCGAGCGCCCGTCGCCGTACACGTCGGCGGTGTCGAAGAACGTCACGCCGGCGTCGGCCGCCGCGTGGAGCGTCTTGATCGCGGTGTCCTCGTCGACGTCGCCCCAGTCGGCGCCGACCTGCCAGGCGCCGAAGCCGATCTCCGAGATCTGGTGTCCGGTCCGTCCCAGTGTCCGTGTCTGCATGGGCAGGCTCTACC encodes the following:
- a CDS encoding glycoside hydrolase family 19 protein, producing MSDTTISPAALRHVCPNLSAADAARIAAGLGEAFTRYGITTERRAAMAVAQWAHESANFRTSREYASGAAYEGRKDLGNTRRGDGVRFKGRGRIMITGRANYAAMGKALGLDLTAHPELLERSPYSELVSGQWWKDHGCNELCDKDDFVGLTRRINGGLNGLADRQLLYGRARQVDLRPHT
- a CDS encoding aldo/keto reductase, which translates into the protein MQTRTLGRTGHQISEIGFGAWQVGADWGDVDEDTAIKTLHAAADAGVTFFDTADVYGDGRSERLVGRLRRERDGIVVATKMGRRLEQTVENYSPEHFREWNDRSRENLGMETLDLVQLHCPPTDLYFHPEVFEDLDRMVEEGRIAAYGVSVERVEEALKAIEYPNVASVQIIFNPFRQRPAGLFFAEAARRGVGVIVRVPLASGLLSGKYTRETTFAADDHRTFNRQGEAFDVGETFAGVPFEVGLDAVEELRPLVGGDATLAQFALRWILMHDAVSTVIPGARSPEQASANAAAADLPALDAATMERVRAVYGERIAPYVHQRW
- a CDS encoding M15 family metallopeptidase — encoded protein: MALNGKLADADLADIPGGRLRKDAAEAWLAMRAYIGKTKGVWICPTSFRTAYRPYADQEYFWNLYQRGGGALAARPGTSNHGWGIAVDLPSPAMQAAVRACGHEFGWGIRGGKLSSDAPSEAWHCTFHPGTYPAVGRNRPKPRPHPYHALTDGERAARNILVKERRIARRHGGWSKVDQSHLTRAAAAKRDIRAQLARIAEAARSDGWDKHQRRVRHDYLKKLVSR